In Arthrobacter ramosus, one DNA window encodes the following:
- a CDS encoding SDR family NAD(P)-dependent oxidoreductase translates to MNFGPTVNHVALVTGAARGLGEVIARKLHKEGFRVAITGTSAASVQPIADSLDPSGETVWAGALDVRKKADFEAVLNLLAEKWGGTDVLVNNAGRSQVAPLLEITPEEFSANVEINLNGTFLGCQVFGPHFRDRGYGRIINIHSLAGHNGGTATGAHYAASKGGVSTLTKVFAREFASFGVTVNAVSPGPLDLPVVYETVDPDKLDAIKANIPVGRFGDAGFIAETVALLASPGAGSVTGACWDINGGLYMR, encoded by the coding sequence ATGAACTTCGGACCCACAGTGAACCATGTCGCACTGGTCACCGGCGCCGCCCGCGGACTCGGTGAAGTCATCGCCCGTAAGCTGCACAAGGAAGGCTTCCGGGTCGCCATCACCGGCACCAGCGCCGCCTCCGTGCAGCCCATCGCGGACAGTCTGGATCCTTCCGGGGAAACCGTTTGGGCGGGCGCCCTGGATGTCCGCAAAAAGGCCGATTTCGAGGCCGTCCTGAACCTTCTGGCCGAAAAATGGGGCGGCACGGACGTCCTGGTGAACAATGCCGGACGTTCACAGGTTGCCCCCTTGCTTGAGATCACCCCCGAGGAGTTCTCCGCGAACGTGGAGATCAACCTCAACGGCACCTTCCTGGGCTGCCAGGTGTTCGGTCCGCATTTCCGGGACCGAGGCTACGGGCGGATCATCAACATCCACTCCTTGGCAGGCCACAACGGCGGCACGGCCACGGGAGCCCACTACGCGGCGTCGAAGGGCGGGGTGTCGACTCTGACTAAGGTGTTCGCGCGGGAGTTCGCGTCCTTTGGGGTCACGGTCAACGCGGTCTCCCCCGGACCGCTGGACCTTCCCGTGGTGTACGAGACGGTGGACCCGGACAAGCTGGACGCGATCAAGGCCAACATTCCCGTCGGCCGCTTCGGAGACGCCGGATTCATTGCGGAGACGGTGGCCTTATTGGCATCCCCCGGCGCCGGCTCCGTAACGGGGGCGTGCTGGGACATCAACGGCGGCCTCTACATGCGTTAG
- a CDS encoding response regulator transcription factor — protein MDSSEALVYIVDDDRELCASLAWLLESVSIQSRSFYDVASFLAEYDPDIPSCLVLDVRMPRAGGFQLQETLNQIASPIPIIFVSAHGDIRMSVKALRQGAVNFLEKPYDPQQMLDVVQETLELARTRFESSRGRREIEQRIAGLTPREREILALVIDGLPSQNIARKLGTSVKTIDVHRTRIKAKTGADSIATLVRDILQNDITVA, from the coding sequence ATGGATTCATCAGAAGCCCTCGTTTACATCGTCGACGACGACCGGGAGCTATGTGCCTCACTGGCCTGGCTGCTCGAGTCCGTCAGTATCCAGTCCCGCAGTTTTTATGACGTTGCGTCGTTCCTGGCCGAGTACGATCCGGACATCCCGTCCTGCCTTGTCCTGGACGTCCGCATGCCCAGGGCTGGCGGGTTTCAACTGCAGGAGACCCTGAACCAGATCGCTTCGCCGATTCCCATCATTTTTGTCTCCGCCCATGGCGACATCCGGATGTCCGTGAAGGCGCTGCGCCAGGGGGCCGTCAATTTCCTGGAGAAACCATACGATCCCCAGCAGATGCTCGATGTTGTGCAGGAAACCCTCGAGCTCGCCCGGACACGCTTCGAATCCAGCCGCGGACGGCGGGAAATCGAACAGCGGATCGCTGGCCTGACACCGCGCGAACGCGAGATCCTGGCCCTGGTCATCGATGGCCTGCCGAGCCAGAACATTGCGAGGAAGCTGGGGACCAGCGTGAAAACCATCGACGTCCACCGCACCAGGATCAAGGCAAAGACTGGGGCAGACAGCATCGCCACCCTGGTGCGGGACATCCTGCAAAACGACATCACTGTGGCCTGA
- a CDS encoding alpha-L-rhamnosidase: MARLTNLRVNRLTRPLAIDTDTPRFGWALESDDFNHRQEYFQIEVTTAAGDPVWDSGRVISACSQEIAFGNWGELHGQLTPEGKYTWTVTVWDNKGRELSAVSTFETAMFATNMYAWDGAQWIGASRPHLDSHSLVVYRVRCLFRIPQGSTMASFILGANDFRLRHEMLNEYRLAGENHVRFSVDVGDPSNPAFRIFRLGYAIGDRPDLPLIDINAGACATNLPELLPGPQAHQENEIELICESSTFKVRINGKYLLWNGSDILQVNPRGMDDVAAYPVLGEVGFQVLPAEQLDIRNYEIRNYRDPQEALFDSGDYHVFAQAGGVGIDGNCLAVHGGEDGRTIIRDPSRGALPILRRKFQAQRDVTGAKIYITARGIYELHVNGEKIGNDWFNPGSSDYRYTIEYSAYDISEQIRTGDNTLTVTLAPGWWADMMSFMETNTNFYGDRPSLLCKMVLDYSDGSSQILVSSPGSWEVHTGGPTKNGSFFQGERYDARDELSLTDENRWGPAAVVLPLERNAQPQLVSKPDEPVRVFEVLESTLIGEARPGSDSWIYDMGVNMVGVPELTFDGREGQEIVIRTAEVLYPPLEEYLERDIDGLLMTENLREAMSTDVYTCREGLQKFTPRFTFHGYRYIQISGTRGPIPAANVKGIVLSSIAELTGKVSTSNPLLNQLADNIHRSQIGNFLSIPTDCPQRNERMGWLESVTEFARTSCFSSDVQKFYEHYLRIVRDSQVTKEILSSKTDAMGFYGPGSRLFKGDVVTGMYPSYAPAYDAYRSWGTPWSSAGVLLPFEVYSQYGTTSVIEQSFESMLTYLEAMEGLRMRGAKSISIDGGVCGDWLSLDKPPYSYTDASIYVYMLGCFAKMATAIGEDEVASSYQSRHAAAKEEWNELYIDPGTGGFRDDLTLVNVSQSSCSLALHFDLPLEKYSASIFEALCEKVAEGYAGRPYCITTGLFTTPIINLVLSDHGRSDLAYRMIENTAFPSWLYPVTQGATSSWERWDSYTAEDGFGGNNAMNSFNHFSLGAVGAWLFNRVAGIDRDAGSAGMQHFVLHPVPGGSLTHASAAVMTDYGRIQVQWTREDEGHSWHCRLRIPANMSARIELPWAPHSAHSSVPADVNVVDDKNRHFQVPSGSWHLSVDQELLVIEKSPEKFTA; the protein is encoded by the coding sequence ATGGCTCGATTGACAAATCTGCGCGTCAACAGGCTAACTCGGCCTTTGGCCATTGATACGGACACTCCGCGTTTCGGCTGGGCACTCGAATCTGATGATTTCAATCATCGCCAGGAATACTTCCAAATAGAAGTAACTACTGCGGCCGGAGATCCCGTGTGGGACTCGGGCCGCGTCATTTCCGCTTGCTCCCAGGAGATTGCTTTCGGCAATTGGGGCGAACTGCATGGTCAGCTGACCCCCGAAGGAAAATACACGTGGACTGTAACGGTCTGGGATAACAAGGGCCGTGAACTGTCCGCGGTGTCCACGTTCGAGACAGCGATGTTCGCCACGAACATGTACGCCTGGGACGGGGCGCAATGGATCGGCGCAAGCCGCCCCCACCTTGATTCGCACAGCCTGGTTGTGTACCGGGTCAGGTGCCTGTTCAGGATCCCGCAGGGCAGCACGATGGCCTCCTTCATTCTGGGGGCCAATGACTTCCGGCTTCGCCACGAAATGCTGAACGAGTACCGTCTAGCAGGCGAAAACCATGTTCGTTTTTCCGTGGACGTCGGAGATCCATCAAATCCGGCATTCCGCATATTTCGGCTGGGATATGCTATCGGCGACCGGCCAGACCTACCGCTGATCGATATAAATGCAGGCGCTTGCGCCACAAACCTGCCCGAACTCTTGCCGGGGCCACAGGCCCATCAGGAGAACGAGATTGAACTCATCTGCGAGTCGTCCACATTCAAGGTGCGAATCAACGGAAAGTACCTGTTGTGGAATGGGAGCGATATTCTCCAAGTAAACCCGCGAGGCATGGACGACGTCGCCGCCTATCCCGTCCTTGGCGAAGTCGGCTTTCAAGTTCTTCCCGCCGAGCAACTCGACATCAGGAACTATGAGATCAGGAACTACCGGGACCCCCAGGAAGCCCTGTTCGATTCGGGGGACTATCATGTCTTCGCTCAGGCCGGAGGGGTCGGGATTGATGGCAATTGCCTGGCGGTGCACGGCGGCGAAGACGGACGGACCATCATCCGGGACCCTAGTCGAGGCGCTTTGCCCATTCTCCGCCGAAAGTTCCAGGCCCAGCGGGATGTCACCGGGGCCAAGATCTACATCACTGCACGAGGAATTTACGAGTTGCACGTCAATGGCGAGAAGATCGGCAACGATTGGTTCAATCCAGGCAGCTCGGACTATCGGTACACCATCGAATACTCTGCCTATGACATCAGCGAACAAATTCGCACGGGAGACAACACTCTCACGGTCACTCTCGCCCCAGGGTGGTGGGCGGACATGATGAGTTTCATGGAAACCAACACCAATTTCTATGGGGACCGGCCTTCCCTATTGTGCAAAATGGTCCTCGACTATTCCGACGGAAGCAGTCAAATACTTGTGTCCTCGCCGGGCAGTTGGGAGGTGCACACAGGCGGCCCCACGAAGAACGGCAGCTTCTTCCAGGGTGAGCGCTACGACGCTCGTGACGAATTGTCCCTCACTGACGAAAACCGATGGGGACCGGCCGCAGTGGTTCTGCCTTTGGAGCGAAATGCGCAGCCGCAGCTTGTTTCGAAACCCGATGAACCCGTGCGTGTATTTGAGGTGCTCGAATCGACCCTTATTGGCGAGGCACGGCCCGGTTCGGACTCCTGGATATACGACATGGGCGTAAACATGGTTGGAGTACCCGAGCTGACGTTTGACGGTCGTGAAGGCCAAGAAATCGTCATTCGTACTGCTGAGGTCCTGTATCCTCCCCTGGAGGAGTACCTTGAGCGGGACATCGATGGACTCCTGATGACGGAGAACCTACGCGAGGCCATGTCCACAGACGTCTACACGTGCCGTGAAGGGCTACAGAAGTTCACCCCGCGCTTTACGTTCCACGGTTACCGATACATCCAGATTTCCGGGACCCGGGGCCCGATCCCCGCAGCGAACGTCAAGGGCATCGTGCTCAGTTCCATCGCTGAGCTAACTGGAAAAGTGAGCACTTCCAACCCCCTTTTGAACCAGCTCGCAGACAATATCCACCGCTCACAGATCGGAAACTTTCTTTCGATTCCAACTGATTGCCCCCAGAGAAATGAGCGTATGGGATGGCTCGAGTCTGTCACCGAGTTTGCCCGGACTTCCTGCTTCAGCAGCGACGTCCAGAAATTCTACGAACACTATCTGCGCATTGTCCGGGACTCACAGGTTACCAAGGAGATCCTCTCTTCTAAGACTGATGCCATGGGTTTCTATGGACCTGGATCCCGGCTGTTCAAGGGAGACGTTGTCACCGGAATGTACCCCAGCTACGCTCCGGCCTACGACGCCTATCGGTCGTGGGGAACGCCATGGAGTTCTGCCGGTGTCCTTCTGCCCTTCGAGGTCTATTCCCAATACGGCACGACGTCAGTCATCGAGCAGTCGTTTGAATCAATGCTGACTTATCTGGAGGCCATGGAGGGCCTCAGGATGCGCGGTGCAAAATCCATTTCCATCGACGGAGGGGTGTGCGGGGACTGGCTGTCGTTGGACAAGCCGCCGTACAGCTACACCGATGCCAGCATTTACGTCTACATGCTCGGCTGCTTCGCCAAGATGGCCACGGCTATTGGTGAGGACGAAGTTGCCAGCAGCTACCAGTCTCGCCACGCTGCAGCCAAGGAAGAGTGGAATGAGTTATACATAGACCCGGGAACGGGCGGTTTCCGGGATGATTTGACGCTCGTAAACGTCTCACAATCGTCGTGCTCGCTGGCACTACACTTCGACCTTCCTCTGGAAAAGTACAGCGCCTCCATTTTCGAAGCGCTCTGCGAAAAGGTCGCGGAAGGCTATGCGGGACGGCCGTACTGCATCACGACGGGACTCTTCACCACGCCGATCATAAATCTCGTGCTCTCGGACCATGGTCGGTCAGATCTGGCCTACAGGATGATTGAGAACACGGCCTTCCCGTCATGGCTGTATCCCGTCACGCAAGGAGCCACATCCAGTTGGGAGCGATGGGACTCGTACACTGCAGAAGATGGTTTCGGCGGCAACAATGCCATGAATTCGTTTAATCACTTCTCGCTTGGCGCAGTAGGAGCCTGGCTTTTCAACCGCGTTGCGGGAATCGACCGCGATGCGGGGTCGGCCGGAATGCAGCACTTCGTCCTGCACCCGGTGCCGGGGGGTTCGCTGACCCATGCCTCAGCCGCCGTGATGACCGACTACGGCCGCATCCAGGTCCAATGGACAAGGGAAGACGAAGGCCACTCGTGGCATTGCCGTTTACGGATTCCGGCCAACATGTCTGCGAGGATCGAACTTCCCTGGGCGCCGCACAGCGCGCATTCTTCCGTGCCGGCCGACGTCAATGTGGTGGACGATAAGAACCGCCATTTTCAGGTTCCCTCGGGCAGCTGGCACTTGAGCGTTGATCAAGAACTCCTGGTCATCGAGAAAAGCCCCGAGAAATTCACTGCGTGA
- a CDS encoding amidase: MSTNGSLRQLSMALASGALTPSSAVEQAWQRMQATEPEIRAWVEIDAAGARFAARELERSTNPRGPLWGVPVGVKDLIDVQGLPTRCGSGLRGGEPAGTDADCVKLLRQAGAVVMGKTVTTEFGYFAPGPTRNPTNPAHTPGGSSSGSAAAVAAGMVPLALGTQTAGSLTRPASFCGVAGFVGAKGQFSTSGITGLSPSLDSLGFLARTVADLHLAWSAMIGDELASEDKADGDSVRLLLWNGSGLGEVSADMVAAVEQAVAAISHEGVHCEDWTDHDVVRRLADDHATIMAFEAARERFWELQQPDRLSVPLAELLATGATTPEADYVAALYRVADARTFVDAALAQFDAILGPAALGAAPAGIEATGTPVLSRPWQALGLPVITIPGLRDSGDMPLGLQLIGAPGREHRLFSIAERIEASLAHV; this comes from the coding sequence TTGAGCACCAACGGTTCGCTCCGCCAGCTCTCCATGGCCCTGGCGTCCGGCGCACTGACGCCGAGCTCTGCCGTCGAACAGGCCTGGCAGCGCATGCAGGCTACGGAACCCGAGATCCGGGCCTGGGTCGAGATCGATGCGGCCGGCGCCCGCTTCGCTGCACGGGAACTGGAGCGCTCGACAAATCCCCGCGGGCCACTTTGGGGAGTGCCTGTGGGCGTCAAGGACCTGATCGACGTCCAGGGGCTTCCCACCCGCTGCGGCAGCGGGCTGCGCGGCGGCGAACCAGCCGGCACAGATGCCGATTGCGTGAAACTTCTCCGGCAGGCAGGCGCCGTGGTCATGGGCAAGACAGTCACCACCGAGTTCGGCTACTTCGCCCCCGGCCCTACACGGAATCCCACCAATCCCGCCCACACACCAGGCGGCTCATCCAGCGGATCGGCGGCCGCCGTCGCAGCAGGAATGGTCCCCTTGGCCCTTGGAACTCAGACGGCAGGATCACTTACCCGCCCGGCGTCGTTCTGCGGAGTCGCAGGGTTCGTCGGAGCCAAGGGCCAGTTTTCCACGAGCGGCATCACAGGACTGAGCCCCTCATTGGACTCCCTCGGCTTCCTGGCCCGCACGGTGGCCGATCTTCATCTCGCGTGGAGCGCCATGATTGGGGATGAGCTGGCGTCGGAGGACAAAGCTGACGGCGATTCCGTGCGCCTCCTGCTATGGAACGGCAGTGGCTTGGGCGAGGTCTCTGCAGACATGGTCGCCGCCGTCGAACAGGCTGTCGCCGCGATCAGTCATGAAGGTGTCCACTGCGAAGACTGGACCGACCACGATGTCGTCCGCAGGCTCGCCGACGACCACGCCACAATCATGGCCTTCGAAGCGGCTCGCGAGCGCTTCTGGGAGCTGCAACAGCCAGACCGGCTGAGCGTCCCGCTGGCCGAATTATTGGCAACCGGCGCCACCACACCCGAGGCGGACTATGTGGCAGCCCTCTACCGTGTCGCGGACGCCCGAACGTTCGTGGATGCTGCCCTTGCTCAGTTCGATGCCATCCTTGGCCCGGCCGCCCTCGGCGCCGCGCCCGCCGGCATCGAAGCTACCGGCACTCCGGTGCTCAGCCGGCCCTGGCAGGCCTTGGGCCTCCCGGTCATCACCATCCCCGGCCTCCGGGACTCCGGCGACATGCCCCTCGGCCTTCAACTCATCGGGGCCCCCGGCCGCGAACACCGCCTTTTCTCCATCGCGGAACGGATTGAAGCTTCCCTGGCTCACGTATAG
- a CDS encoding enolase C-terminal domain-like protein, with product MKIERIEAIPYSIPYSKPLEFASGRVSDAEHVLIRIHTDDGVVGTADAPPRPFTYGETQDSIISVITKIFSPAVTGLDPMNRGKIHQILARTIHNQAAKGSFDIALWDIIGKATGTPVNRLLGGFTDSMEVSHMLGFQPAQQLLDEALRFQDEYGINTFKLKVGRRPLSLDIEACRVLRAGLGPDTELYLDANRGWTANEALEVLRRTDGLGLSLLEEPCDAKEAMSRRRLVEKSPIPVVGDESVPTAGDASRELLSGGCNAISIKTARSGFTEAQQILGLCTGLGVDVVMGNQIDTQLGTIATVTFGAAYEATSRRAGELSNFLDMSDDLLAEPIAIQDGRIGVRDVPGVGADIDEDKLARYRQDK from the coding sequence GTGAAGATTGAGCGCATTGAAGCGATCCCATACTCGATCCCCTACTCCAAGCCCTTGGAGTTCGCCAGCGGGCGAGTGTCCGACGCCGAGCACGTCCTCATCCGGATCCACACCGACGACGGCGTGGTGGGCACGGCGGATGCGCCACCCCGCCCGTTCACCTATGGCGAGACGCAGGATTCCATCATCTCGGTGATCACCAAGATCTTCTCCCCCGCCGTTACGGGACTCGACCCCATGAACCGCGGGAAGATCCACCAGATCCTGGCCAGGACAATCCATAACCAGGCGGCCAAAGGCAGCTTCGACATCGCCCTCTGGGACATCATCGGCAAAGCCACCGGAACTCCGGTCAACAGGCTGCTTGGCGGCTTCACCGACTCCATGGAAGTCAGCCATATGCTCGGCTTCCAACCGGCGCAGCAACTACTGGACGAGGCCCTGCGGTTCCAGGACGAATACGGCATCAACACCTTCAAGCTCAAAGTCGGGCGCCGCCCGCTGTCATTGGACATCGAGGCCTGCCGCGTACTGCGTGCGGGGCTGGGCCCGGACACCGAGTTGTACCTCGATGCCAATCGCGGCTGGACCGCCAACGAGGCGCTCGAGGTGCTGCGCCGCACGGACGGCCTGGGCCTTTCCCTCCTGGAGGAACCATGCGACGCCAAGGAGGCCATGAGTCGCCGACGCCTGGTGGAGAAATCCCCCATTCCCGTGGTCGGTGATGAAAGCGTCCCCACGGCCGGCGACGCATCCCGGGAGCTGCTCTCCGGCGGATGCAACGCCATCAGCATCAAGACCGCGCGCAGCGGATTCACCGAGGCGCAGCAAATCCTTGGCCTTTGCACCGGACTGGGCGTCGACGTCGTGATGGGAAACCAGATCGACACGCAGCTTGGAACGATCGCCACCGTCACGTTCGGCGCCGCGTACGAGGCCACGTCGCGGCGTGCCGGCGAATTGTCCAATTTCCTTGACATGTCTGATGACCTCTTGGCCGAGCCGATAGCCATTCAGGACGGACGGATCGGAGTCCGGGATGTCCCCGGCGTCGGAGCGGATATCGACGAGGACAAGCTCGCGCGCTACAGGCAGGACAAATAG
- the catC gene encoding muconolactone Delta-isomerase: MLYLVRMDVNLPANLPEDQATAIKEKEKAYSQGLQRDGRWPHLWRVVGQYANYSVFDVESNDELQELLQNLPLFPYMDIEVTALAKHPSSIS, encoded by the coding sequence GTGCTGTACCTGGTCCGCATGGACGTGAACCTCCCCGCCAATCTGCCCGAAGATCAGGCCACCGCCATCAAGGAGAAAGAAAAAGCCTACTCCCAGGGCCTCCAGCGCGACGGCCGTTGGCCGCACCTATGGCGGGTGGTGGGGCAATACGCCAATTACTCGGTCTTTGATGTCGAAAGCAACGACGAGCTGCAGGAGCTTCTACAGAACCTTCCGCTGTTCCCCTATATGGACATTGAGGTCACCGCCCTCGCCAAACACCCGTCGTCGATCTCCTGA
- a CDS encoding PDR/VanB family oxidoreductase, with protein MGMFKVRVAEVLEETSNIKSFRLKRTDGAPFDPYPAGAHIDVVGPTAVVRQYSLCSPPDDLDDYVVAVKLEPESRGGSLALHDHVQVGHELEISAPRNLLSVAGGADRHILVAAGIGVTPMISIAYHLHRRGEEFELHYFARSREDAAFCELLEKRSGFGERVHFHFGLEREQQPAVLNGAFARLGAASHVYTCGPQGFMERVRESAASVIPEDNVHVEHFQAAEPVDRAGDTPFEVELDDEVYEVPVGQSIVQVLADNGVEVDTSCQEGICGTCIMGVLKGEPDHRDQCMSSSEKKANGQIAACVSRSKSPRLVLELF; from the coding sequence ATGGGTATGTTCAAGGTACGAGTAGCCGAAGTGCTGGAGGAAACCAGCAACATCAAGTCTTTCCGCCTCAAGCGCACGGATGGGGCACCGTTCGATCCTTATCCGGCGGGGGCGCATATCGACGTCGTCGGCCCGACCGCCGTTGTCAGGCAGTACTCGCTGTGCAGTCCACCGGACGATCTTGACGACTACGTGGTTGCAGTCAAGCTCGAACCGGAGTCACGGGGTGGTTCCTTGGCACTCCATGACCACGTCCAGGTAGGCCACGAGCTGGAGATCAGCGCCCCGCGCAATCTCTTGTCCGTCGCCGGGGGCGCCGACCGGCACATCCTGGTGGCTGCGGGCATCGGCGTCACCCCGATGATCAGCATCGCCTACCACCTGCACCGGAGAGGAGAAGAGTTCGAGTTGCACTACTTTGCCCGTTCCCGTGAAGATGCCGCGTTCTGCGAACTCCTTGAGAAGCGCAGCGGTTTCGGCGAACGCGTCCATTTCCATTTCGGACTGGAGCGTGAGCAGCAGCCGGCCGTTCTGAATGGCGCATTCGCCCGCCTCGGTGCCGCCTCGCACGTCTATACCTGCGGACCTCAGGGGTTCATGGAGCGTGTACGGGAAAGCGCGGCTTCGGTGATTCCTGAGGACAATGTGCATGTCGAACACTTCCAGGCGGCCGAGCCCGTGGACAGAGCCGGCGATACCCCTTTCGAGGTGGAACTCGACGACGAAGTCTATGAGGTTCCCGTAGGTCAGTCTATCGTGCAGGTCCTCGCGGATAACGGGGTCGAAGTGGACACATCGTGCCAGGAAGGGATCTGCGGCACGTGCATCATGGGCGTCCTGAAGGGCGAACCGGACCATCGAGACCAGTGCATGTCCAGCAGCGAAAAGAAGGCCAACGGCCAGATCGCGGCCTGCGTTTCCCGGTCAAAATCCCCCAGGCTGGTTCTGGAGCTATTCTGA
- the catA gene encoding catechol 1,2-dioxygenase, with protein sequence MSVETTATAAASGANATERFRSDKSAAAEVSTERVNALASRVVKALVDTVMEEKVSYDEYNALKSWLIKVGEDGEWPLFLDVWIEHAVEEVANADREGSKGTIEGPYYVPGSPVLETPATLPMRDDEPGRPLLFQGRVTGVNGEPLAGASVEIWHADDLGFYSQFAPDVPEWNLRGTVIADSEGVYQVNTVQPAPYQIPTDGACGQLIASAGWHAWRPAHLHLKVSAPGYQLITTQLYFTADEHLSDDIASAVKPELVLEPKDKADGTGREVSYDFVLASAA encoded by the coding sequence ATGTCTGTCGAAACCACCGCAACCGCCGCCGCATCCGGCGCCAACGCAACCGAACGCTTCCGCTCGGACAAGTCCGCGGCCGCGGAAGTCAGTACCGAACGCGTCAACGCGCTTGCCTCGCGCGTCGTCAAGGCACTTGTGGACACAGTGATGGAAGAAAAGGTCTCCTACGACGAATACAACGCGCTGAAATCCTGGCTCATCAAGGTGGGCGAAGACGGCGAATGGCCGCTGTTCCTGGACGTTTGGATCGAGCACGCGGTCGAGGAAGTGGCCAACGCGGATAGGGAAGGCAGCAAGGGAACCATCGAGGGGCCCTATTACGTTCCAGGGTCACCCGTTCTCGAGACCCCGGCAACGCTGCCCATGCGCGACGACGAGCCCGGCAGGCCGCTGCTGTTCCAAGGCCGCGTCACAGGCGTCAATGGTGAACCCCTGGCGGGCGCCAGCGTGGAAATCTGGCACGCTGACGACCTCGGTTTCTACTCTCAATTCGCCCCCGACGTTCCCGAATGGAACCTTCGCGGCACAGTCATTGCCGACTCCGAAGGCGTCTACCAAGTCAACACCGTGCAACCCGCGCCCTACCAGATCCCCACAGACGGCGCCTGCGGGCAGCTCATCGCTTCCGCCGGTTGGCATGCCTGGCGTCCGGCGCACCTCCACCTCAAAGTCAGCGCGCCCGGATACCAGCTCATCACCACGCAGCTGTACTTCACAGCTGACGAGCACCTCTCGGACGACATAGCCTCGGCCGTCAAACCCGAGCTCGTCCTCGAGCCGAAGGACAAAGCGGACGGCACCGGCCGCGAGGTCAGCTACGACTTCGTTCTCGCTTCGGCGGCGTAG
- a CDS encoding aromatic-ring-hydroxylating dioxygenase subunit beta: MKTETVEEVAAIDNRPAPVPFELGLGRLSEPLVGRAIELIWREAQLLDDKDYEAWQTLYMKDGKYVIPVDPDTEDFESSLNMVYDDARMRHMRVTRLVQGYSMSAVAAARTSRTISRFTVEEITENTVTLRSAQVLVGFKRDKFQMLGADLTHRIRFTGDDARIELKLIRLVNSDSAVNASGFLL; encoded by the coding sequence ATGAAAACTGAGACCGTCGAAGAAGTGGCCGCCATCGACAACCGCCCGGCACCCGTGCCCTTCGAGCTGGGCCTCGGCAGGTTGTCCGAGCCCCTCGTGGGCCGCGCCATCGAGCTGATCTGGCGCGAAGCGCAGCTCTTGGATGACAAGGATTACGAGGCCTGGCAGACCCTCTACATGAAGGATGGCAAGTACGTCATCCCTGTCGACCCGGATACCGAGGACTTCGAGTCGTCCCTGAACATGGTGTACGACGACGCGCGGATGCGCCACATGCGCGTCACCCGCCTGGTGCAGGGGTACTCGATGTCCGCCGTCGCCGCCGCCCGCACCTCACGAACCATCTCCCGTTTCACCGTGGAAGAGATCACGGAGAACACCGTCACGCTGCGCTCCGCGCAGGTCCTGGTGGGTTTCAAGCGGGACAAGTTCCAGATGCTCGGGGCCGACCTCACGCACCGTATCCGCTTCACTGGGGACGACGCCCGGATCGAGCTTAAACTCATCCGCCTGGTCAACTCCGACTCCGCCGTCAACGCCTCCGGCTTCCTCCTTTAG
- the hpaC gene encoding 4-hydroxyphenylacetate 3-monooxygenase, reductase component — protein MTELTQIQKDFRSAMAHLPAAVNVVTTAGPHGRVGITVSAVCSVTDSPPTVLVCVNQNSATHDIFNSNGQVCINVLSGEHEELARHFSGATRVPMEERFGWDIWEKGTDSVPVLRDALVKIVGRISGRSVQGSHSVIFVQVERVEVQEERDSLIYFKRQFHRLSVTPGLVA, from the coding sequence ATGACTGAGCTCACGCAAATCCAGAAAGATTTTCGCTCTGCGATGGCGCACCTGCCTGCGGCAGTGAACGTTGTGACCACGGCCGGCCCGCACGGGCGCGTGGGAATCACCGTCAGCGCTGTCTGCTCCGTTACCGACTCCCCGCCCACGGTCCTGGTCTGCGTCAACCAGAACAGCGCCACGCACGATATCTTCAACAGCAACGGCCAGGTCTGCATCAACGTCCTCAGCGGCGAACACGAGGAACTCGCCCGGCATTTCTCCGGAGCGACGCGCGTACCCATGGAGGAGCGCTTTGGCTGGGACATCTGGGAGAAGGGCACTGACTCCGTGCCCGTGCTGCGTGACGCCCTCGTCAAGATCGTGGGTCGCATCAGCGGGCGCAGCGTCCAGGGATCGCACTCAGTAATTTTCGTCCAGGTGGAACGCGTTGAGGTCCAGGAGGAGCGTGACAGCCTCATTTACTTCAAGAGGCAGTTTCATCGCCTTTCCGTAACTCCGGGGCTCGTCGCTTGA